Proteins encoded in a region of the Mycoplasma feriruminatoris genome:
- the yidC gene encoding membrane protein insertase YidC: protein MYKQSDKVMSYLNASKNNKTPKTKKETIKLVIKWLKVFGFLFILVSMLWGCVQMYQAQYSVNQIVDMTGKSVYAPGVSFEIILSSLGEKGSKVHHFVYDKGNYFEYGYNAITSWRETFKLTQSPFYGFFVYPTAWVLAGMVRLFSGTLNPLLDKSSQLSYGISAIFAIFLTTLLIKGITLSFGWKSQINQEKMQDIQLKIADIQAKYKDKKDMQSKQKQQLEIQALYKKENMSQFSALAGSFAPLPFLFAIYAIVRSTRALKIAAVGPIALIEGPWQQITAGNYIYIIILAIYLPLQAVSMLLPTLLQMKKQKSITLTEAQKKSRKKQLIMQVVMMFVFIIIIVSVATGVCIYWIFSSVLQIVQTYAFYLYNEKKRKAGNQERQRRLRQMKRMNLK, encoded by the coding sequence TTGTATAAACAGTCAGATAAAGTTATGAGTTATCTAAATGCTTCAAAAAATAACAAAACTCCTAAAACTAAAAAAGAAACTATTAAACTAGTAATTAAATGATTAAAAGTGTTTGGGTTTTTATTTATTTTAGTTTCAATGCTTTGAGGTTGTGTACAGATGTATCAAGCTCAATATAGTGTTAATCAGATAGTTGATATGACTGGTAAAAGTGTTTATGCTCCTGGGGTTTCATTTGAAATTATTCTAAGCTCTTTAGGTGAAAAAGGTTCTAAGGTCCATCACTTTGTTTATGATAAAGGTAATTATTTTGAATACGGATATAACGCTATTACTTCTTGAAGAGAAACTTTTAAATTAACTCAATCACCGTTCTATGGATTTTTCGTTTATCCAACAGCTTGAGTTCTAGCTGGAATGGTTAGATTATTTTCTGGAACACTAAATCCCTTATTAGATAAATCTTCTCAATTAAGTTATGGAATTTCAGCTATTTTTGCAATATTCTTAACAACTTTATTAATTAAAGGAATTACATTATCATTTGGTTGAAAATCACAAATTAACCAAGAAAAAATGCAAGATATTCAATTAAAGATTGCAGATATTCAAGCAAAATATAAAGATAAAAAAGATATGCAATCTAAGCAAAAACAACAACTAGAAATTCAAGCTTTATATAAAAAAGAAAACATGTCACAGTTTTCTGCACTAGCTGGTTCATTTGCTCCCCTACCTTTCTTATTTGCAATTTATGCAATAGTTAGATCAACAAGAGCATTAAAAATAGCAGCAGTTGGTCCAATCGCTTTAATTGAAGGACCATGACAACAAATTACAGCAGGAAATTATATTTATATTATTATTCTTGCAATTTACTTACCTTTACAAGCTGTTTCAATGTTATTACCAACATTACTACAGATGAAAAAACAAAAATCAATTACTCTAACTGAAGCACAAAAGAAATCTAGAAAAAAACAATTAATAATGCAAGTTGTAATGATGTTTGTATTTATTATAATTATTGTTTCAGTGGCAACTGGAGTATGTATTTATTGAATTTTTTCTTCAGTATTACAAATTGTTCAAACTTATGCTTTTTATTTATATAATGAAAAGAAAAGAAAAGCTGGTAATCAAGAACGTCAAAGACGTTTACGTCAAATGAAAAGAATGAATCTAAAATAA
- the rnpA gene encoding ribonuclease P protein component, with translation MKNKRIIKKNFEFQEIINYKKNIKNFCFVIYYKDNDQSYLKYGISVGKKIGNAVVRNKVKRQIRMILRQNISEIGTISKDIIILVRKSVLDLKYATLSKSLVKLIKEIN, from the coding sequence ATGAAAAACAAAAGAATAATTAAGAAGAATTTTGAGTTTCAAGAAATAATTAATTATAAAAAAAATATTAAGAATTTTTGTTTTGTTATTTACTATAAAGATAACGATCAATCATATCTAAAGTATGGTATTAGTGTTGGAAAAAAAATAGGTAATGCTGTAGTTAGAAATAAAGTAAAAAGACAAATTAGAATGATTCTAAGACAAAACATTTCAGAAATTGGAACTATTTCAAAAGATATTATTATTCTAGTTAGAAAAAGTGTTTTAGATCTAAAGTATGCAACATTATCTAAATCATTAGTTAAATTAATAAAAGAAATTAATTAA
- a CDS encoding Cof-type HAD-IIB family hydrolase produces MTKYLFSDFDNTLRNSKVKNSLKIDQKDLDFVKEFQKNNKLIVSTGRPYKQLKEHLLSEYNLLPDYFIVNTGAMVCDNKGEVFYKKTIDQNIKTSLLDFLKTIVDQIDVIVFATPENESFLFHKNWTKDVGKFFFGLEKLDKTLDYLYDKDLLCLKIECKQQTWDKIEDFIKKNNLEVNITFNSINNKLFNEIHGFKVSKGQAIKGLQKRLNISNKDIIVAGDDYNDISMFEMFYDNSYMCKHEHNKNIRNKAKYLIDNIWEIKY; encoded by the coding sequence ATGACTAAATATTTATTTTCTGATTTTGATAATACGTTAAGAAATTCAAAAGTTAAAAATAGTTTAAAAATCGATCAAAAAGATTTAGATTTTGTTAAAGAATTTCAAAAAAATAACAAGTTAATAGTTTCAACAGGAAGACCATATAAACAGTTAAAAGAACATTTATTAAGTGAGTATAATTTATTACCTGATTATTTTATTGTTAATACTGGTGCTATGGTTTGTGATAATAAAGGAGAAGTTTTTTATAAAAAAACTATTGATCAAAATATTAAAACTAGTTTATTAGATTTTTTAAAAACAATAGTAGATCAAATTGATGTAATAGTTTTTGCTACACCAGAAAATGAATCTTTTTTATTTCATAAAAACTGAACTAAAGATGTAGGAAAATTCTTTTTTGGTCTTGAAAAATTAGATAAAACATTAGATTATTTATACGATAAAGATTTATTATGTTTAAAGATTGAATGTAAACAACAAACTTGAGATAAAATAGAAGATTTTATTAAGAAAAATAATTTAGAAGTTAATATCACTTTTAATAGTATTAATAATAAATTATTTAATGAAATTCATGGTTTTAAAGTAAGTAAAGGTCAAGCAATTAAAGGTTTACAAAAAAGATTAAATATTTCAAATAAAGATATTATTGTTGCTGGTGATGATTATAATGATATTTCTATGTTTGAAATGTTTTATGATAATTCTTATATGTGTAAGCACGAACATAATAAAAATATTAGAAATAAAGCAAAATATTTAATTGATAATATTTGAGAGATTAAGTACTAA
- a CDS encoding phosphotransferase produces the protein MKIKITKGGTNVSYRIDNTFLQIKKYNEFNHQINYELLKNFDFVPKLISNNKKEIVWEYIDGVEPVIDLNNIKLITDQIKQLHNSNLEFPKNNLKQRVEYYKKKMIELNSGVEVIDKYASLIDNILDSMDHLTPLHNDLFPFNMIQTKNKIYFVDWEYATMGDKHFELAYLIETSNMSKECEKVFLELYKNYDPNKLLLNKIFVNYIVILWIRTQTSAPYNTTFFEQKIIDYVTKLDN, from the coding sequence ATGAAAATAAAAATAACTAAGGGTGGAACTAATGTTTCATATCGTATAGATAATACTTTTTTACAAATTAAAAAATACAATGAATTTAATCATCAAATCAACTACGAACTTTTAAAAAACTTCGATTTTGTTCCTAAACTAATTAGTAATAATAAAAAAGAAATAGTATGAGAATATATAGATGGAGTTGAACCTGTTATTGATTTAAATAATATTAAATTAATAACTGATCAAATTAAACAATTACATAACTCTAATTTAGAATTTCCAAAAAATAACTTAAAACAAAGAGTTGAATATTATAAAAAAAAGATGATTGAACTTAATAGTGGTGTTGAAGTTATAGATAAGTATGCTAGTTTAATTGATAATATTTTAGATAGTATGGATCATTTAACTCCTTTACATAATGATTTATTTCCTTTTAATATGATTCAAACTAAAAATAAAATTTATTTTGTTGATTGAGAATATGCTACAATGGGAGATAAACATTTTGAATTAGCTTATTTAATTGAAACTTCTAATATGAGTAAAGAGTGTGAAAAAGTGTTTTTAGAACTATATAAAAACTATGATCCTAACAAGCTTTTATTAAATAAAATATTTGTTAATTATATAGTTATTTTATGAATAAGAACACAAACTTCAGCTCCTTACAACACTACTTTTTTTGAACAAAAAATAATAGATTATGTTACTAAATTAGATAATTAA
- the rpmH gene encoding 50S ribosomal protein L34 encodes MKRTWQPSKLKHARVHGFRARMASENGRKVIKARRAKGRVRLSA; translated from the coding sequence ATGAAAAGAACTTGACAACCATCAAAACTAAAACATGCACGTGTTCACGGTTTTAGAGCAAGAATGGCTAGTGAAAATGGTAGAAAAGTAATTAAAGCTCGTAGAGCTAAAGGTAGAGTTAGATTATCTGCTTAA